In one window of Miscanthus floridulus cultivar M001 chromosome 12, ASM1932011v1, whole genome shotgun sequence DNA:
- the LOC136495854 gene encoding putative disease resistance RPP13-like protein 1, with protein MVADRRAGPAGVAAAGRAELPTGDAAVGRARRPTLAPSRGAGARYEEIARRLRRKIDGIWARYEEIASDRKKLRLRPDDGAPRPAASPLVPSSALPRPERLHRRQRDIERVAALVRGEPDGGRTNAVVPIVGMAGVGKKALMQHVCGMEAVKSCFELTHWIWVSYEFDVVSMTRKIVEAVTRSRPECGELSTLHELIVEHLEGMRCLIVLDDVSDDNPSHWNSLTAPLSRCAPGSTVAVTTRSNKVTRMVSTKVYHLKCLSDEDYWRVCQRRALLNSDANVDQELVEIGEKIAKKCQGLPLAAEAAGSALGASTSWKHWDEVLNNDLWADNEVKNLVLPVLKVSYDHLFMPLKRSFAFCSLFPKGLTTNFF; from the coding sequence CGCGGGGCGGGGGCGCGGTACGAGGAGATCGCGAGGCGGCTCCGCCGCAAGATTGACGGCATCTGGGCGAGGTACGAGGAGATCGCGTCGGACAGGAAGAAGCTCCGGCTGCGGCCCGACGACGGCGCGCCCCGGCCAGCGGCGAGCCCGCTCGTGCCAAGCAGCGCGCTTCCCCGTCCCGAGCGCCTCCACAGGCGGCAGCGTGACATCGAGAGGGTCGCCGCGCTGGTACGCGGGGAGCCGGACGGCGGGAGGACCAACGCTGTCGTGCCCATCGTCGGGATGGCCGGCGTCGGCAAGAAAGCTCTGATGCAGCACGTCTGCGGCATGGAGGCTGTGAAGTCGTGCTTCGAACTGACACACTGGATTTGGGTATCCTATGAGTTTGACGTCGTCAGCATGACCCGCAAGATCGTCGAGGCGGTCACCAGATCGCGCCCGGAGTGCGGCGAGCTGAGCACGCTTCATGAGCTCATAGTCGAGCACCTTGAGGGGATGAGGTGCTTGATCGTTCTCGACGACGTGTCGGATGACAATCCCAGCCACTGGAACAGCCTGACGGCCCCGCTGAGCCGCTGCGCTCCGGGGAGCACGGTTGCCGTGACGACGAGGAGCAACAAGGTTACCAGGATGGTGAGCACCAAGGTGTATCATCTCAAATGCTTGTCAGATGAAGACTACTGGCGTGTATGCCAGCGACGGGCACTGCTGAATAGTGATGCCAACGTCGACCAAGAACTTGTAGAAATCGGTGagaagatcgcgaagaaatgtcAGGGCTTGCCATTGGCGGCAGAGGCAGCTGGTAGTGCCCTGGGTGCTTCAACCAGCTGGAAGCACTGGGATGAAGTCCTGAATAACGACTTGTGGGCTGACAATGAGGTGAAGAATCTGGTACTGCCGGTGCTGAAGGTGAGCTACGACCACCTGTTCATGCCACTGAAGCGTAGCTTTGCGTTTTGTTCATTGTTTCCAAAGGGCTTAACCACTAATTTCTTCTAG
- the LOC136495220 gene encoding casparian strip membrane protein 4-like: protein MTKDVVIEHGESSKAPLVPVPVAAGVSRAVSIADVFLRFLSIVATIASAISMGTTNETLPFFTQFIQFEAKYSDLPSFTFFVAANAVVCTYLVLSIPLSIVHIIRPRARYSRLILVFFDAAMLALLTAGASAAAAIVYLAHKGNVRTNWFAICQQFDSFCERISGSLIGSFAAMVLLIVLIFLSAFALARRH from the exons ATGACGAAGGACGTGGTGATCGAGCACGGGGAGAGCTCCAAGGCGCCCCTGGTGCCCGTGCCGGTGGCGGCGGGCGTCAGCCGCGCCGTGTCCATCGCCGACGTCTTCCTCAGGTTCCTTTCCATCGTCGCCACCATCGCCAGCGCCATCTCCATGGGCACCACCAACGAGACGCTCCCCTTCTTCACGCAGTTCATCCAGTTCGAGGCCAAGTACAGCGACCTCCCGTCCTTCAC GTTCTTCGTGGCGGCGAACGCGGTGGTGTGCACGTACCTCGTGCTGTCCATCCCGCTGTCCATCGTGCACATCATCAGGCCCAGGGCGCGCTACAGCCGTCTGATCCTCGTCTTCTTCGACGCG GCGATGCTGGCCCTGCTGACGGCcggcgcgtcggcggcggcggcgatcgtgTACCTGGCGCACAAGGGCAACGTGCGCACCAACTGGTTCGCCATCTGCCAGCAGTTCGACTCCTTCTGCGAACGCATCTCGGGCTCCCTCATCGGCTCCTTCGCCGCCATGGTCCTGCTCATAGTCCTCATCTTCCTGTCTGCCTTCGCGCTCGCCAGACGCCACTGA